A single region of the Rhodococcus sp. W8901 genome encodes:
- a CDS encoding GntR family transcriptional regulator, with protein sequence MVAPVRPTRPLRRTQLSDDVAAHLRGAVMSGRLRPGEFVRLDETAAELGVSVTPVREALLTLRGEGMVESVPNRGYVVSRLAPEDVHDIFWLQGQITVELAVRASRSAGTEDLTRLGELNDVLRDAVTLADPDRIADAEYEFHRELCRIAGGPKLAWFLLNAARYTPYRLYAADPAWGELAVRSHTSLIEAIRVHDRDAVVRHTRIQFDDAAERLVAHLGRAGIWT encoded by the coding sequence GTGGTTGCACCGGTACGTCCGACGCGGCCGCTGCGTCGGACACAACTCTCCGACGACGTGGCGGCGCATCTGCGCGGCGCCGTGATGTCGGGGCGATTGCGGCCCGGCGAGTTCGTGCGACTCGACGAGACCGCAGCCGAACTCGGGGTGAGCGTCACGCCGGTGCGCGAGGCCCTGCTGACCCTGCGCGGCGAGGGCATGGTCGAGTCGGTGCCCAACCGTGGCTACGTCGTCTCACGTCTGGCGCCGGAGGACGTGCACGACATCTTCTGGCTGCAGGGGCAGATCACCGTGGAGCTGGCGGTGCGTGCATCCAGGTCCGCGGGGACCGAGGACCTGACCCGGCTCGGGGAACTCAACGACGTGCTGCGTGACGCCGTGACACTCGCGGACCCGGACCGGATCGCGGACGCGGAGTACGAGTTCCACCGCGAGCTGTGCCGCATCGCGGGCGGCCCGAAGCTGGCGTGGTTCCTGCTCAACGCCGCGCGGTACACGCCCTACCGGCTGTACGCGGCGGATCCGGCATGGGGTGAGCTGGCGGTGCGATCCCACACGAGTCTGATCGAGGCGATCCGTGTCCACGATCGGGACGCGGTAGTGCGCCACACCCGCATCCAGTTCGACGATGCGGCCGAGCGGCTGGTCGCGCACCTGGGGCGAGCGGGGATCTGGACATGA
- a CDS encoding oxygenase MpaB family protein gives MSLTNSRRAGTFPPPDPDQRPGPGRMGWVEVIEQLDPATRHQDILRITAGYEFPWDYQRSLEFALFRTYCVPTISELLARTGEFENRPQKRYDDTALLMAELIEHGYDSPRGRESLRNINRMHGRYTISNDDMLYVLSTFVYDPIDWIDRYGWRRLHPHERLASFHFYRQVGIRMGIKDIPDSYQDFQRFKMDYEREHFVYSEDNHRIGTYTLGLFQSWYPKALARPVAAAVYALIDHRMSTAFGFPKGSPRVRAAAEAGLRSRSAVVRLLPKRRASASAHDPRNRTYPGYPVGYCPRDLGVEQDHSLRES, from the coding sequence ATGAGCCTCACCAACTCTCGCCGCGCCGGCACCTTCCCTCCACCCGACCCCGACCAGCGGCCCGGTCCGGGCCGGATGGGGTGGGTCGAGGTGATCGAGCAACTCGATCCAGCGACCCGGCACCAGGACATCCTGCGGATCACGGCGGGCTACGAATTCCCGTGGGACTACCAACGTTCCCTCGAGTTCGCGCTGTTCCGGACGTACTGCGTTCCGACGATCTCCGAACTCCTCGCCCGCACGGGCGAATTCGAGAACCGGCCGCAGAAGCGTTACGACGACACCGCGCTGCTGATGGCCGAACTCATCGAGCACGGCTACGACTCGCCGAGGGGGCGGGAGTCGCTGCGGAACATCAACCGCATGCACGGCCGCTACACGATCTCGAACGACGACATGCTGTACGTGCTGTCGACGTTCGTGTACGACCCGATCGACTGGATCGACCGGTACGGCTGGCGTCGGCTGCATCCGCACGAGCGCCTGGCGTCGTTCCACTTCTACCGTCAGGTGGGAATCCGCATGGGAATCAAGGACATTCCCGACTCGTATCAGGATTTCCAGCGCTTCAAGATGGACTACGAGCGCGAGCACTTCGTCTACAGCGAGGACAACCACCGGATCGGTACGTACACGCTCGGCCTGTTCCAGTCGTGGTACCCGAAGGCCCTGGCCCGCCCCGTCGCGGCGGCCGTCTACGCGCTGATCGACCACCGCATGAGTACCGCGTTCGGATTCCCCAAGGGCTCACCCCGGGTGCGGGCAGCCGCCGAGGCGGGGCTGCGTTCCAGGTCGGCGGTGGTGCGCCTGCTCCCGAAGCGGCGGGCGTCGGCGTCGGCGCACGATCCGCGGAACCGCACCTACCCCGGGTATCCGGTGGGCTACTGCCCGCGGGACCTGGGGGTCGAGCAGGATCACTCACTGCGCGAGTCCTGA
- a CDS encoding aldehyde dehydrogenase family protein → MTRELSSSDAAPGLPASPSPTDAPAFESLDPRTGQVLAEYPVANAADVHAAVERAHGAARWWEAQGFRGRRDWLLEFKKAIASDADGLARVVSAETGKPHDDALLEVMLAVEHLDWAARNAKKVLKPRRVPSGLVSANQSATLGYKPMGVVGVIGPWNYPVYTPMGSISYALAAGNAIVFKPSELTPGVGKWLEAKWNSLAPTQPVLQVITGLGATGADLCRAGVDKIAFTGSGPTARKVMAVCAETLTPLVAECGGKDAMLVAEDADLDKAVEFAAFGAFGNAGQTCAGVERIYVAEPVYRQFLDKFTAAVERVRPGSTDGDTYGPMTLPRQVDVVRGHIADALDKGARAVIGGIDSVHERFVDPVILTDVPESSSAVCEETFGPTVVVNKVRDLEEGIERANATSYGLGASVFTGNRSRGKDIADRLRTGMVSVNSVLGFAGIPSLPFGGIGESGFGRIHGTDGLREFSRPKAVTVQKFSAPLNLLTLERSARDMKISAWMLKARHGR, encoded by the coding sequence ATGACCCGAGAACTGTCTTCGAGCGACGCGGCACCCGGTTTACCTGCTTCTCCATCCCCCACCGACGCACCCGCGTTCGAGAGCCTCGATCCCCGCACCGGCCAGGTGCTCGCCGAATACCCCGTCGCGAACGCGGCCGACGTGCACGCGGCCGTCGAGCGAGCACACGGCGCGGCCCGCTGGTGGGAAGCACAGGGGTTCCGTGGACGCCGCGACTGGCTGCTCGAGTTCAAGAAGGCGATCGCCTCGGACGCCGACGGTCTCGCGAGGGTCGTGTCCGCAGAGACCGGCAAGCCGCACGACGACGCGCTCCTCGAGGTGATGCTCGCCGTCGAGCATCTCGACTGGGCCGCCCGCAACGCCAAGAAGGTCCTCAAGCCCCGTCGGGTGCCATCGGGACTGGTCAGCGCCAACCAGTCGGCCACCCTCGGCTACAAGCCGATGGGCGTCGTCGGCGTCATCGGCCCGTGGAACTACCCCGTGTACACGCCGATGGGTTCGATCTCGTACGCCCTCGCCGCCGGCAACGCGATCGTGTTCAAGCCCAGCGAGCTCACCCCCGGTGTCGGCAAGTGGCTCGAGGCCAAGTGGAACTCGCTCGCCCCGACCCAGCCCGTGCTGCAGGTGATCACGGGGCTGGGCGCCACCGGCGCGGACCTGTGCCGGGCCGGGGTCGACAAGATCGCGTTCACCGGGTCCGGCCCGACCGCCCGCAAGGTGATGGCGGTGTGCGCGGAGACGTTGACCCCCTTGGTGGCCGAGTGCGGCGGCAAGGACGCGATGCTGGTCGCCGAGGATGCCGATCTGGACAAGGCCGTCGAGTTCGCCGCCTTCGGCGCGTTCGGCAATGCCGGCCAGACGTGCGCGGGCGTCGAGCGCATCTACGTCGCCGAGCCGGTGTACCGGCAGTTCCTCGACAAGTTCACCGCCGCGGTCGAGCGCGTCCGTCCGGGCAGCACGGACGGGGACACGTACGGCCCGATGACCCTGCCCCGCCAGGTCGACGTCGTACGCGGCCACATTGCCGACGCCCTCGACAAGGGCGCTCGCGCGGTGATCGGCGGAATCGACTCCGTGCACGAACGATTCGTCGATCCGGTGATCCTCACCGACGTCCCGGAATCCTCGTCGGCCGTGTGCGAGGAGACGTTCGGGCCCACCGTCGTGGTCAACAAGGTGCGCGACCTCGAGGAGGGCATCGAGCGCGCCAACGCCACGTCCTACGGCCTCGGTGCGTCGGTGTTCACCGGAAACCGTTCCCGCGGAAAGGACATCGCGGACCGCCTGCGCACCGGCATGGTGTCGGTGAACTCGGTCCTCGGGTTCGCGGGCATCCCGTCGCTGCCGTTCGGCGGCATCGGGGAGTCCGGGTTCGGCCGCATCCACGGCACCGACGGCCTCCGCGAGTTCAGCCGACCCAAGGCCGTGACCGTCCAGAAGTTCTCGGCCCCACTGAACCTGCTGACCCTCGAGCGGTCCGCGCGGGACATGAAGATCTCCGCGTGGATGCTCAAGGCCCGGCACGGTCGGTGA
- a CDS encoding LysR family transcriptional regulator, whose protein sequence is MLNLDRVRALCAVAQAGSVAAAGRILHVTPSGVSQQLAKLEREVGAVLLEPAGRGVRLTPAGELLARRGEELPSHASGIEAEIAAMRSEVVGPIRFGAFVTASRLVLPGAVTFLLSRYHVHVTVTEAETEVTLESVSRGRIDIGVVDSWESAPVEIPTELESRLIHRDTADVALPADHPFARSAVVPLSALSAMPWVAWGSGTAFHAWLVRTLRRQGFEPRVDFEASDISTHLAFAAAGLAAALVPRLAVDRPPAGVALVATEPRLHRDIYAVEAAFGSGEAQDSRSE, encoded by the coding sequence GTGTTGAACCTCGATCGAGTACGAGCGCTGTGCGCCGTGGCGCAGGCGGGGTCGGTGGCCGCGGCCGGCCGGATCCTGCATGTCACGCCCTCCGGGGTGTCCCAGCAGCTTGCCAAACTCGAACGCGAGGTCGGTGCGGTCCTGCTCGAGCCGGCGGGGCGCGGGGTGCGGCTGACGCCGGCCGGTGAACTCCTCGCCCGTCGCGGCGAGGAGTTGCCGTCCCACGCCTCCGGGATCGAGGCCGAGATCGCGGCGATGCGCAGTGAGGTCGTCGGCCCGATCCGGTTCGGGGCGTTCGTCACCGCGTCACGGCTCGTGCTTCCGGGCGCGGTGACGTTCCTGCTGTCCCGGTACCACGTCCACGTGACGGTCACCGAGGCCGAAACCGAGGTCACACTCGAGTCCGTCAGCCGGGGCCGGATCGACATCGGTGTCGTCGACAGTTGGGAATCGGCGCCCGTCGAGATCCCGACGGAGCTGGAATCGCGACTGATCCACCGCGACACCGCCGATGTCGCCCTCCCCGCGGATCATCCGTTCGCGCGCAGCGCCGTGGTTCCGTTGTCGGCGCTGTCGGCAATGCCGTGGGTGGCATGGGGCTCGGGGACCGCCTTCCACGCGTGGCTCGTGCGGACGCTGCGGCGGCAGGGTTTCGAGCCCCGGGTCGACTTCGAGGCGTCCGACATCTCGACGCACCTCGCCTTTGCCGCCGCCGGACTCGCGGCGGCGCTGGTGCCCCGTCTGGCGGTGGACCGGCCGCCCGCCGGGGTGGCGCTCGTGGCCACCGAACCCCGCCTCCACCGCGACATCTACGCGGTGGAGGCGGCGTTCGGGAGCGGGGAAGCTCAGGACTCGCGCAGTGAGTGA
- a CDS encoding site-2 protease family protein translates to MWSNTRPGSEVAGMLRWSMPAGRVVGVRIYAHWSLLATLVLIAGLMSTSVLPTEFGGRSAIEYWTVGTVAAVLFLLSIAAHEVAHSIVAIHDGVPVERITLWLLGGMSELRGEPADPRSELRIALAGPLASLAIGISAVILAFGVHDLVDPVVTASLAWLGTANMILAVFNLLPGAPLDGGRVLHAALWRRSGDRLTAAAGAARSGRIIGFGLIVLGAVQVVLVGSISGLWLMLLGWFLRNAASVELMGASMRHRMGELTVHDVMSTPAVVVHADQDVTTFVSDVLPTLHHRTFPAVDRWNRPVGVLSLRDISRASPEERRGKLGALARRLPDPARVHPGDRLADVTAKAVLRPGRDLLVVVDGEQVTGVITATDLVRVCERTALGLPGRRPPTASS, encoded by the coding sequence GTGTGGAGCAACACGCGGCCCGGATCGGAGGTGGCCGGGATGCTGCGATGGTCGATGCCCGCCGGTCGGGTCGTGGGTGTTCGCATCTACGCGCACTGGTCCCTGCTCGCGACCCTGGTCCTGATCGCCGGCCTGATGTCCACGTCGGTCCTTCCGACAGAGTTCGGCGGACGGTCGGCCATCGAGTACTGGACGGTCGGCACGGTCGCCGCCGTGCTGTTCCTGCTCTCGATCGCCGCCCACGAAGTCGCGCATTCGATCGTGGCTATCCACGACGGTGTGCCGGTGGAGCGCATCACGCTGTGGCTGCTCGGCGGGATGTCCGAGTTGCGCGGCGAGCCGGCCGATCCGCGTTCGGAGTTGCGGATCGCGCTCGCCGGCCCGCTGGCCAGTCTCGCGATCGGGATCAGCGCGGTGATCCTCGCCTTCGGCGTGCACGACCTCGTCGACCCGGTCGTCACCGCTTCTCTCGCCTGGCTGGGCACCGCCAACATGATTCTGGCCGTGTTCAATCTGCTGCCCGGCGCCCCACTCGACGGCGGACGGGTGCTGCATGCCGCGCTCTGGCGCAGGAGTGGGGACCGCCTGACCGCGGCGGCCGGCGCGGCCCGCAGCGGTCGGATCATCGGATTCGGTCTGATCGTGCTGGGCGCCGTACAGGTCGTGCTCGTCGGCAGCATCTCGGGGCTGTGGCTGATGCTGCTGGGCTGGTTCCTCCGCAACGCGGCTTCCGTCGAGTTGATGGGCGCGTCGATGCGTCACCGGATGGGAGAACTCACGGTCCACGACGTGATGAGCACCCCCGCCGTCGTCGTACACGCGGACCAGGACGTGACGACGTTCGTGTCCGACGTCCTGCCGACGTTGCACCACCGCACCTTCCCGGCGGTGGACCGGTGGAACCGACCGGTGGGCGTGTTGTCGCTACGCGACATCTCCCGCGCGTCGCCCGAGGAGCGGCGCGGGAAACTCGGGGCTCTCGCACGACGACTGCCGGACCCGGCTCGGGTACACCCCGGCGATCGTCTGGCCGACGTGACGGCGAAGGCGGTGCTGCGACCCGGCCGAGACCTCCTCGTCGTTGTGGACGGCGAGCAGGTCACCGGAGTCATCACTGCCACGGATCTGGTGCGGGTGTGCGAGCGGACGGCGCTGGGCCTGCCGGGGCGCCGACCTCCGACCGCGTCGAGCTGA
- a CDS encoding DMT family transporter, translating into MSRRAVARYAVAGSLLGVDFALWSQSILLIGAGISTVLVNVQVVVVPLFSFLIFRTRIPMRFVVSAPVLFAGIALAAGLSDGASTGPDLAWGALLALLSGVAYAGYIFIVGRSGSAETAAAQVLVSTAAAGVVGSAAGSLWGPVDLAPGWSAFGWLLALALSAQFLGWIMLGRSLPRLAPEVGATLLLLQPVLAIAAAMVVLGERPTLPQLVGCTMVIGAAWFVSIRPGVSRKAFPLSEIRHTQ; encoded by the coding sequence TTGTCCCGCCGCGCCGTCGCCCGCTACGCCGTCGCCGGCTCCCTGCTCGGTGTCGACTTCGCACTGTGGTCGCAGTCCATCCTGCTGATCGGAGCCGGTATCTCCACCGTCCTCGTGAACGTCCAGGTGGTCGTGGTCCCGCTGTTCTCGTTCCTGATCTTCCGGACGCGCATTCCGATGCGGTTCGTCGTGTCCGCCCCGGTGTTGTTCGCCGGCATCGCACTCGCCGCCGGACTGAGCGACGGCGCGTCCACGGGCCCGGACCTGGCGTGGGGAGCGCTCCTCGCGCTGCTGTCCGGCGTCGCGTACGCAGGCTACATCTTCATCGTCGGCCGATCCGGTTCCGCCGAGACCGCCGCCGCCCAGGTCCTCGTCTCGACGGCCGCGGCGGGCGTGGTCGGCTCGGCCGCCGGATCACTGTGGGGTCCGGTCGATCTCGCCCCCGGGTGGAGTGCGTTCGGTTGGCTGCTCGCCCTGGCATTGTCGGCGCAGTTCCTGGGCTGGATCATGCTCGGCCGGTCGCTGCCCCGACTGGCACCCGAGGTCGGCGCCACCCTGCTGCTGCTCCAACCGGTTCTCGCGATCGCAGCCGCGATGGTCGTGCTCGGAGAGCGCCCCACGCTCCCGCAGCTCGTCGGCTGCACCATGGTGATCGGGGCGGCCTGGTTCGTCTCGATTCGACCGGGCGTTTCGCGGAAAGCGTTCCCACTGAGCGAGATTCGGCACACGCAGTAG
- a CDS encoding acyl-CoA dehydrogenase family protein: MTIDFTAEQQDFAQAVAAFCRKECGTREQRDALTGRGEHNHNQDLYLKMAALGWLGVTVPEEYGGSAGTAVDMCILLEQAARGMAPIGGIGPTLITGAAYEKFGTPAQKEAVLGGIVRGASESISMSEPEAGSDVGNLSCRAEKVSDGWLINGQKTWCSNAHFAENILLVARTDRSGSKHEGLTMFHLPADTPGLKISGIETMGGKEVNDLYLTDVLLPDDAVVGEVGRGWTQLMTGLNIERLILGAMMLGTAQRAFDDALEFITQRKQFGRPVGTFQALRHRIADLATEIECTRLLVYSTARLIDANPTKLFPREASMVKLKATETAKKVALEGMQMMGGYGYATEFDMEGHVRKTLVSSIYGGTNEIQRDIIGKTYGL; the protein is encoded by the coding sequence ATGACGATCGACTTCACCGCCGAGCAACAGGATTTCGCGCAGGCAGTGGCCGCGTTCTGTCGCAAGGAATGCGGTACCCGTGAACAGCGTGACGCCCTCACCGGACGCGGCGAGCACAACCACAACCAGGACCTCTACCTCAAGATGGCGGCGCTGGGGTGGCTCGGTGTCACGGTCCCCGAGGAGTACGGCGGATCCGCCGGCACCGCCGTCGACATGTGCATCCTGCTCGAGCAGGCCGCCCGCGGCATGGCGCCGATCGGCGGTATCGGGCCCACCCTCATCACCGGCGCCGCGTACGAGAAGTTCGGGACGCCCGCGCAGAAGGAGGCGGTGCTCGGGGGCATCGTCCGCGGGGCGTCCGAGTCGATCTCGATGTCCGAGCCCGAGGCCGGTTCCGACGTCGGCAACCTCAGCTGCCGGGCCGAGAAGGTGTCCGACGGCTGGCTGATCAACGGGCAGAAGACGTGGTGCTCCAACGCACACTTCGCCGAGAACATCCTGCTGGTGGCGCGCACCGATCGCAGCGGCTCCAAGCACGAGGGGCTCACGATGTTCCACCTGCCGGCGGACACCCCGGGACTGAAGATCAGCGGCATCGAGACGATGGGCGGCAAGGAGGTCAACGACCTGTACCTCACCGATGTCCTGCTGCCCGACGACGCCGTGGTCGGCGAGGTGGGCCGCGGGTGGACGCAGTTGATGACCGGACTCAATATCGAACGGCTGATCCTCGGCGCCATGATGCTCGGCACGGCGCAGCGGGCGTTCGACGACGCGCTCGAATTCATCACGCAGCGAAAGCAGTTCGGCCGACCGGTAGGGACGTTCCAGGCGCTGCGGCACCGCATCGCGGACCTCGCCACCGAGATCGAGTGCACCCGGCTGCTGGTGTACAGCACGGCGCGGCTGATCGACGCGAACCCGACGAAGCTGTTCCCGCGCGAGGCGTCGATGGTGAAGCTCAAGGCCACCGAGACCGCGAAGAAGGTGGCGCTCGAGGGCATGCAGATGATGGGCGGCTACGGGTACGCCACCGAGTTCGACATGGAGGGTCACGTTCGCAAGACGCTGGTGTCGTCGATCTACGGTGGCACCAACGAGATCCAGCGCGACATCATCGGCAAGACGTACGGGTTGTAG
- a CDS encoding DUF4334 domain-containing protein gives MNLQDEVAALRARTDRIDPRELDELWARLEPCRPVDLIGFRWRGFAFDTGHRTSRLLDKAHWYGKAFASESDVQPLLCRGEDGQLFSDIGTGHGEASLWEVAFRGEVTATMVYDGMPVFDHFKKVDDDTVIGVMNGKGTLVFDGGEHFWFGLERDVAL, from the coding sequence ATGAACTTGCAGGACGAGGTCGCGGCGCTGCGGGCCCGCACCGATCGGATCGATCCGCGCGAACTCGACGAACTCTGGGCACGGCTGGAGCCGTGCCGCCCTGTCGACCTCATCGGATTCCGCTGGCGTGGGTTTGCCTTCGACACCGGGCACCGGACGAGCCGTCTTCTCGACAAGGCACATTGGTACGGCAAGGCGTTCGCGAGCGAGTCGGACGTCCAGCCCCTGCTCTGCCGCGGCGAGGACGGACAGTTGTTCTCCGACATCGGGACCGGGCACGGCGAGGCCAGCCTCTGGGAGGTGGCCTTCCGCGGCGAGGTGACCGCAACGATGGTCTACGACGGCATGCCGGTGTTCGATCACTTCAAGAAGGTCGACGACGACACCGTCATCGGCGTCATGAACGGCAAGGGCACGCTGGTCTTCGACGGCGGCGAGCACTTCTGGTTCGGGCTCGAACGCGACGTCGCACTCTGA
- a CDS encoding acyl-CoA synthetase, with translation MYPGVYAATSPDRPAVVMAATGETVTYRELEDRSNRLAQQWFALGLRKGDHVAILAENHPRYFEVYWAAVRSGLYITAVNRHLTADEAAYIVNDCRAKVLVTTTRMTDLAVAVLPELTDTPHRFMMDGTVDGFEAYEAAMARFDPVPLAEQPRGDMMLYSSGTTGRPKGIRRPLTGMDIDDPRGMGAGHFASSLLGMGETSTYLVPAPMYHSAALQWSVGAQALGATVVLMERFDARDFLAAIEQYSVTHTQVVPTMFVRLLKLPAAERESFDLSTLQNVLHAAAPCPPAVKHQMIDWVGPIVCELYSGTEGMGITFITAQEWLDRPGSVGRAVLGVPHICDEAGSPLPDGEIGTVYFERDVVPFEYHNDTYKKADSRHPDHAQWSTVGDVGYLDADGYLFLTDRKSFMIISGGVNICPAEIESCLSAHPEVSDVAVFGLPDPEMGEYVHAVVELDPGVPADDVTAERLREYVRTHMAGYKVPKTIEFCERLPRLATGKVKKHELRDLALRALA, from the coding sequence ATGTATCCCGGCGTCTACGCAGCGACCTCGCCCGACCGGCCGGCGGTCGTCATGGCCGCCACCGGCGAGACGGTAACGTATCGAGAGCTCGAGGACCGTTCGAACCGACTGGCGCAGCAGTGGTTTGCGCTCGGACTCCGCAAAGGAGACCACGTCGCGATCCTCGCCGAGAACCACCCGCGATACTTCGAGGTGTACTGGGCGGCAGTCCGATCCGGGCTCTACATCACGGCCGTGAACCGGCATCTCACAGCGGACGAGGCCGCCTACATCGTCAACGACTGCCGGGCGAAGGTGCTGGTGACGACGACACGCATGACCGACCTCGCGGTCGCGGTCCTCCCCGAACTGACCGACACGCCGCACCGGTTCATGATGGACGGCACCGTCGACGGGTTCGAGGCGTACGAGGCCGCGATGGCACGGTTCGATCCGGTCCCGCTCGCGGAGCAGCCCCGCGGCGACATGATGCTCTATTCGTCGGGAACAACCGGTCGCCCCAAGGGCATTCGACGGCCGTTGACGGGTATGGACATCGACGACCCGCGCGGCATGGGCGCCGGCCACTTCGCGAGCAGCCTGCTCGGGATGGGCGAGACCTCCACCTACCTGGTGCCGGCACCGATGTACCACTCGGCGGCGCTGCAGTGGTCGGTCGGCGCGCAGGCGCTGGGCGCGACGGTGGTCCTCATGGAGCGCTTCGACGCCAGGGACTTCCTCGCCGCGATCGAGCAGTACTCCGTCACGCACACGCAGGTGGTGCCGACGATGTTCGTCCGACTCCTGAAACTGCCCGCCGCGGAACGGGAGAGCTTCGACCTGTCGACGCTGCAGAACGTCCTGCACGCGGCCGCCCCGTGCCCTCCCGCGGTGAAGCATCAGATGATCGACTGGGTGGGGCCGATCGTGTGCGAGTTGTACTCGGGCACCGAGGGAATGGGCATCACGTTCATCACCGCACAGGAATGGCTCGACCGCCCCGGTTCGGTGGGCCGCGCGGTGCTCGGCGTCCCGCACATCTGCGACGAGGCCGGCAGCCCGCTCCCGGACGGCGAGATCGGCACCGTCTACTTCGAGCGCGACGTCGTGCCGTTCGAGTACCACAATGACACCTACAAGAAGGCCGACTCCCGGCATCCCGACCACGCGCAGTGGTCCACCGTCGGCGACGTCGGCTACCTCGACGCGGACGGCTACCTGTTCCTCACCGACCGCAAGTCGTTCATGATCATCTCCGGGGGCGTGAACATCTGTCCCGCCGAGATCGAGTCGTGCCTGTCGGCCCACCCCGAGGTGTCCGACGTCGCGGTCTTCGGGCTTCCCGACCCCGAGATGGGCGAATACGTCCACGCGGTGGTCGAACTCGATCCGGGGGTTCCCGCCGACGACGTGACCGCCGAGCGGCTGCGCGAGTACGTCCGAACCCACATGGCGGGCTACAAGGTTCCGAAGACCATCGAGTTCTGCGAGCGGTTGCCGCGCCTGGCGACCGGCAAGGTCAAGAAGCACGAGTTGCGCGATCTGGCGCTGCGCGCCCTCGCCTAG
- a CDS encoding oxygenase MpaB family protein — translation MATETAGRQTGIRAGEPPAGTVDLADFVGESMLLIGAGATVLLQLALPGVGHGVAEHSTTLERPLDRLRTTMTYVYAVTRGTPEEKQAVVRLVNRAHVPVRSERYNAFDPELQLWVAATLYRNGSDMYSRFFGAPSDADAERLYRQSAVYGTALQVRDDMWPATRAEFDAYWDRMIASAEVDDQVRAYVRGLLSGGRAPLPVRLVMPLQRFFTIGLLPSRIRDQFELPWSPRDQRRFDRFMAVLPVVYRRVPRPIRQITATYYLRDMRRRLAAHRHLI, via the coding sequence ATGGCCACCGAGACCGCTGGCCGACAGACCGGGATCCGGGCGGGGGAGCCGCCGGCCGGCACGGTCGACCTGGCCGACTTCGTCGGGGAGTCCATGCTGCTGATCGGGGCAGGGGCGACCGTCCTGCTCCAGCTGGCGCTGCCGGGCGTGGGGCACGGCGTCGCCGAGCACAGCACGACGCTCGAACGACCGCTGGACCGACTGCGCACCACGATGACGTACGTGTACGCCGTCACGCGCGGCACGCCCGAGGAGAAGCAGGCTGTGGTCCGGTTGGTGAACCGGGCACACGTCCCGGTGCGATCCGAACGCTACAACGCGTTCGATCCGGAGCTACAGCTGTGGGTGGCGGCGACGCTGTACCGCAACGGCTCCGACATGTACTCGCGGTTCTTCGGTGCCCCCTCGGATGCCGACGCGGAGCGGCTGTACCGGCAGTCCGCGGTGTACGGCACCGCTTTGCAGGTCAGGGACGACATGTGGCCTGCCACCCGGGCCGAGTTCGATGCCTACTGGGACCGGATGATCGCGTCGGCGGAGGTGGACGATCAGGTGCGAGCGTACGTGCGGGGCCTGCTCTCCGGTGGCAGGGCGCCGCTGCCGGTGCGGCTGGTGATGCCGCTGCAGCGCTTCTTCACGATCGGATTGCTGCCGTCCCGGATCCGTGACCAGTTCGAGCTGCCGTGGAGCCCACGCGATCAGCGCCGCTTCGACCGGTTCATGGCGGTCCTGCCCGTCGTCTACCGGCGAGTTCCGCGGCCGATCCGCCAGATCACCGCCACGTACTACCTGCGGGACATGCGCCGGCGCCTCGCGGCGCACCGGCATCTCATCTGA